Proteins from one Erysipelothrix larvae genomic window:
- the gcvT gene encoding glycine cleavage system aminomethyltransferase GcvT, which produces MEAKKTPLYDVHVRNNAKMAPFAGYEMPIQYPLGIIKEHKAVREGVGLFDVSHMGEIRVRGMDAKGFLNHLITSDISKIKPGRIKYGIVCNEAGFALDDILIYCISDTEYLVVVNASNKDKDFKWMVDHQWGDVTLVDESDQTALIAVQGPHSEALMRAMTHTIPEKFYTFIETNLKDNIPCLISRTGYTGEDGFELYLSNDDAPLVWDKLEALGAVCCGLGARDTLRLEAALPLYGHELTESLTPLDAGLNRFVTLDKQPFIGQEALAQSTAKTLIGFEIEGRQIAREGANVYKDEVRVGCVTSGTYSPILEKGIGMAILDPGTNVENLFVEIRGKFIELKTVTLPFIKKGGK; this is translated from the coding sequence ATGGAAGCAAAGAAAACACCATTGTATGATGTTCATGTCAGAAATAATGCGAAAATGGCACCCTTTGCAGGATATGAAATGCCCATTCAATATCCCTTGGGAATCATTAAAGAACACAAAGCAGTACGAGAAGGGGTGGGGTTGTTTGATGTCTCTCATATGGGAGAAATCCGTGTACGTGGCATGGATGCAAAAGGATTTTTAAATCACTTGATTACATCAGACATCTCAAAGATTAAACCCGGTAGAATCAAGTATGGCATAGTGTGTAATGAAGCAGGGTTTGCCCTGGATGATATCTTAATATACTGCATATCAGATACAGAGTATTTGGTGGTCGTGAACGCATCCAATAAAGATAAAGATTTCAAGTGGATGGTTGATCATCAATGGGGTGATGTAACACTAGTAGACGAAAGTGATCAGACGGCATTGATTGCGGTGCAAGGTCCCCACAGTGAAGCACTGATGCGCGCGATGACCCACACAATTCCTGAGAAGTTCTATACATTTATAGAAACTAACCTGAAGGATAACATACCTTGTTTAATCTCACGAACAGGCTATACCGGAGAAGATGGGTTTGAACTTTATCTTTCAAACGATGATGCACCTTTGGTTTGGGACAAACTTGAGGCATTGGGTGCAGTTTGTTGTGGCTTAGGAGCACGCGATACATTGCGCTTAGAAGCGGCCCTCCCACTTTATGGACACGAACTCACAGAATCACTCACCCCCCTTGATGCAGGGTTAAATCGGTTTGTGACGTTGGATAAACAACCATTTATAGGGCAGGAAGCATTAGCCCAATCCACAGCAAAAACACTCATCGGCTTTGAAATTGAAGGCAGACAGATTGCACGTGAAGGCGCAAACGTGTATAAAGATGAGGTTAGGGTTGGATGTGTGACATCGGGAACCTATTCACCCATCCTTGAAAAAGGGATCGGAATGGCAATTTTAGACCCGGGTACAAACGTTGAAAACCTTTTTGTAGAAATCAGAGGGAAATTCATCGAACTAAAGACGGTAACTTTACCATTTATAAAAAAAGGAGGCAAGTAA
- a CDS encoding G5 domain-containing protein — translation MNKLRTLSKKSKIIIAVIAVFVFGTIMVFVSVMNQSNQPEITNVPSKQEDKSLEISKDSSDKASREDTLGDKEVEESTDDAKEGTPDSGSKKDTQNTEVKETGTNSENSAPSSNSNQNTNTNSSSKNNASNNKTTNNKSSSNSNSSNTNSSNSNSNNSNSSNSNSSNSNSNNSNSSNSNSNNSNSNNSNSSNSNSSNSNSSNSNSNNNTPSNPNNNSNSNTNTSNQSKDTITKKVVKEVVETYPVEDSYSDDPTLRHGAIQFISSGSEGSKTVEYEITYTNGVETSRSVINTQTIPATNNEYKKGTMRSSKTEAQNTLSYVNALRTTDLQWSDELSRAALIRAEEIATSFSHTRPDGTLFYTVSQQAHGENIQYASYDVDAKAAVDTWINSPGHLNNMKNSSWVSYAAAVYYHNGSVYWVQLFGGNW, via the coding sequence ATGAATAAACTGAGAACATTATCAAAAAAATCAAAAATAATCATCGCAGTTATTGCTGTTTTTGTATTTGGAACAATCATGGTTTTCGTTTCAGTCATGAACCAATCTAATCAACCAGAGATTACGAATGTACCATCAAAACAAGAAGATAAAAGTCTTGAAATATCAAAGGATTCTAGTGATAAAGCATCACGGGAAGACACCTTAGGGGATAAAGAAGTCGAAGAAAGTACCGATGATGCCAAAGAGGGCACCCCTGATTCTGGATCAAAGAAAGACACACAAAATACTGAAGTAAAAGAAACTGGCACAAATTCTGAAAACAGTGCACCAAGTTCAAATTCGAATCAAAACACAAACACTAATAGCAGCTCCAAGAATAATGCAAGTAACAACAAAACAACCAACAACAAGAGTTCAAGCAACAGTAATTCAAGCAACACTAACTCAAGCAACAGCAATTCAAACAACAGTAATTCAAGCAATAGTAATTCAAGCAATAGTAACTCAAACAACAGCAATTCAAGCAACAGTAATTCAAACAACAGTAATTCAAACAACAGTAACTCAAGCAACAGCAACTCTAGCAACAGCAATTCAAGCAACAGTAATTCGAATAATAACACACCTTCAAATCCTAACAACAATTCAAACTCAAACACTAATACAAGTAATCAATCAAAAGATACAATCACTAAAAAAGTTGTCAAGGAGGTTGTGGAAACATACCCAGTCGAGGATTCTTATTCTGACGATCCGACACTTCGCCATGGGGCGATTCAATTTATTTCTTCTGGATCTGAAGGAAGCAAAACCGTTGAATATGAGATTACCTATACAAATGGGGTTGAAACAAGTCGCAGTGTCATAAACACTCAAACAATTCCTGCTACAAATAATGAATATAAAAAAGGCACAATGCGCTCAAGTAAAACAGAAGCACAAAATACGCTTTCTTATGTTAACGCCTTAAGAACCACAGATTTGCAATGGAGTGACGAACTCTCCCGGGCTGCTTTGATCCGTGCTGAAGAAATTGCGACATCATTCTCGCATACTAGACCGGATGGAACGCTTTTTTACACAGTTAGTCAGCAAGCTCATGGAGAGAATATCCAATACGCATCTTATGATGTTGATGCAAAAGCTGCTGTCGATACTTGGATTAACTCACCTGGCCATCTTAACAATATGAAGAATTCTTCATGGGTAAGTTATGCAGCAGCTGTCTATTACCACAATGGTAGTG
- the gcvH gene encoding glycine cleavage system protein GcvH, which translates to MGQTVKYTKTHEWVELLEDDSAKIGITDFAQGELGDIVYIELPEVGHVITRGKGICDIESVKAVSEIFAPVSGTIVEVNEALADTPELINEKPMEAWIVRVEGISDTDELLTEEAYKAL; encoded by the coding sequence ATGGGACAAACAGTAAAATATACAAAGACACACGAGTGGGTGGAACTCCTCGAAGATGACAGTGCAAAAATCGGAATCACAGATTTTGCACAAGGTGAATTAGGCGATATCGTCTATATTGAACTTCCAGAAGTGGGACACGTCATCACACGAGGGAAAGGGATTTGTGATATCGAATCCGTAAAAGCAGTATCTGAAATCTTTGCGCCAGTGAGCGGAACAATCGTTGAAGTGAATGAAGCACTTGCAGATACACCAGAACTCATCAATGAAAAACCAATGGAAGCATGGATTGTGAGAGTTGAAGGAATCAGCGACACCGACGAATTATTGACTGAAGAAGCATATAAAGCACTTTAA
- a CDS encoding ATP-binding cassette domain-containing protein produces MLWLKDIKKAYKVGDIVTVALDGITVAFRDQEFVSVLGKSGSGKTTALNIIGGLDRYDSGNLIIKGKPTKDFKDKDWDAYRNNSVGFVFQSYNLIHHLTIVDNVELGMTLSGVKGKEKKQRALDVLERVGLKDHVHKKPNQLSGGQQQRVAIARALVNDPEILLCDEPTGALDTTTSKEVMDIIRNEAKDRLVIMVTHNPDLAHTYSDRIIEFEDGKIISDSNPYDESPDSLSFKLKHTKMSFFTALKLSFNNIRTKLGRTFLTSFASSIGIIGIAVILSLSSGFQKQIDAFQTDALSEYPIIISQSAVNLSEEALRESQGNQNNGEVGDQLYVFDASESTIVHQNNFDDAFLDFVSQMSPADVSSIGYGYLMNLNVIRKATDGYQTVSLGSSASGGVGGGGLSTFPIQHNQETQSFFERSYDLLSGSFPSTYTDMVLVVDSQNRIDVSLLESLGLPSDVETMDYDDIVGLEMTWVPNDAFYEETAVGTFVPRQNLEAMSDAQGAINLRVSGIVRLQEGSAINLLSSGLVYSDELSKVILENSMDSQIVAAQMSKNTSVFTLQPLTDEEKEQTLQLIGGSNKPFMITIYPTDFQATDRISQSIDEFNRGRSQDNVIVYTNLADTITSLTRNIMDGITIVLIAFASISLVVSLIMISIITYTSVLERTKEIGILKALGARKKDITRVFDAETFILGVFSGVLGITIAYLITIPVNALIYQMAGLNNVAQLNPVYAIYLIILSTTLTVLGGHIPARMASKRDAVIALRSE; encoded by the coding sequence ATGTTGTGGTTAAAGGATATTAAGAAAGCATACAAAGTAGGGGATATTGTGACGGTTGCCTTAGATGGCATTACTGTTGCCTTTCGTGACCAAGAATTTGTATCTGTATTAGGGAAAAGTGGGTCTGGGAAGACCACTGCGCTGAACATCATTGGGGGTTTGGATCGCTATGATTCAGGGAATCTCATCATAAAAGGGAAACCAACCAAGGATTTTAAAGATAAAGACTGGGATGCTTATCGTAATAATTCTGTTGGATTTGTATTTCAAAGCTATAACCTCATTCATCACTTAACGATTGTGGATAATGTTGAACTGGGCATGACGTTAAGTGGTGTAAAAGGGAAAGAAAAGAAACAACGTGCACTGGATGTATTGGAACGTGTCGGACTGAAAGATCATGTTCATAAGAAACCAAATCAATTAAGTGGTGGTCAACAACAACGGGTTGCGATTGCAAGAGCCCTTGTGAATGATCCAGAAATCTTGTTGTGTGATGAACCAACAGGTGCACTTGATACCACAACATCTAAAGAGGTTATGGATATTATCCGTAATGAAGCAAAAGATCGACTCGTGATTATGGTTACCCACAATCCAGATTTAGCGCATACGTATTCCGATCGAATTATTGAATTTGAAGATGGAAAAATAATCAGTGACTCAAATCCTTATGATGAAAGCCCTGATTCGCTCAGCTTCAAACTCAAACATACGAAAATGAGTTTCTTTACAGCACTCAAATTATCATTCAATAACATTCGTACAAAATTAGGCAGAACCTTTTTAACATCTTTCGCTTCCAGTATCGGAATTATTGGGATCGCTGTGATTTTAAGTTTGTCTTCTGGATTTCAAAAGCAAATTGATGCGTTTCAAACCGATGCATTGTCTGAATATCCCATCATCATTTCTCAAAGTGCTGTGAATTTAAGCGAAGAAGCTTTGCGTGAGTCACAAGGAAATCAAAACAATGGTGAAGTAGGGGATCAATTATATGTCTTTGATGCTTCAGAGTCGACGATCGTTCACCAAAACAACTTCGATGATGCATTTTTAGATTTTGTGAGTCAAATGAGTCCAGCGGATGTTTCAAGTATTGGATATGGTTACTTGATGAACCTAAACGTCATTCGTAAGGCAACAGATGGGTATCAAACAGTATCACTTGGAAGCAGTGCTTCAGGTGGTGTAGGAGGTGGGGGCTTATCAACTTTCCCAATTCAACACAATCAAGAAACACAATCATTCTTTGAACGAAGCTATGACTTGTTGTCGGGATCATTCCCATCAACTTATACAGACATGGTCCTTGTAGTAGACAGCCAAAACCGCATTGATGTGTCATTGTTGGAATCGTTGGGATTACCAAGTGATGTTGAAACGATGGATTACGATGACATTGTTGGCCTTGAAATGACTTGGGTTCCAAATGATGCATTCTATGAAGAAACTGCAGTAGGGACATTTGTGCCAAGACAAAATCTTGAAGCAATGAGTGATGCTCAAGGTGCGATAAACCTCAGAGTTTCAGGTATTGTGCGACTTCAAGAAGGCAGTGCGATAAACCTCTTGAGCTCAGGGCTTGTTTACTCTGATGAACTCAGTAAAGTGATCCTTGAGAATTCAATGGATTCACAAATCGTTGCAGCACAAATGTCAAAAAACACCAGCGTGTTCACATTACAACCACTAACGGATGAAGAGAAAGAACAAACACTTCAGCTGATTGGGGGTTCAAATAAACCGTTTATGATTACGATTTATCCAACAGACTTCCAAGCGACGGATCGTATTTCCCAGTCCATTGATGAGTTCAATCGTGGACGCAGTCAAGATAACGTCATTGTTTATACAAATCTTGCGGATACCATCACATCCTTGACGCGTAATATCATGGATGGGATTACCATTGTTCTGATAGCCTTTGCGTCAATTTCACTTGTAGTCAGTCTGATTATGATCAGCATTATCACTTACACATCGGTATTAGAAAGAACGAAAGAAATTGGTATCTTAAAAGCATTGGGTGCGCGAAAGAAAGATATTACCCGAGTATTTGACGCAGAAACCTTTATATTAGGAGTGTTCTCAGGGGTGTTGGGAATCACCATTGCCTATCTGATTACCATTCCAGTCAATGCACTAATCTATCAAATGGCAGGCTTAAACAATGTGGCACAACTGAATCCGGTTTACGCAATCTATCTGATTATTCTAAGCACAACCCTCACAGTTTTAGGGGGACACATTCCTGCACGCATGGCCTCAAAACGGGATGCTGTTATCGCCCTTCGCAGCGAATAA
- a CDS encoding alpha/beta fold hydrolase, with the protein MNFNLQTHDGFQLFGQYSPIDNAKGTLVFSHGFVEYSAHYSRIAKLFNDHGYNLLKYDIRGHGRSSAPLDSVTSYTIFADDLSAMVHWAKQQAPDLPVFVMGFSLGGMITALYSLLNPYETQGQILLGPGLKGSKKFLNYTRETLSILDFLDIMGTQGDEGIRQLVQMDSPHVLKSVPSTFARQAFYAAQEYIWENVSSIRISTLIIHGQNDPMISVQSSETFYDSIASIDKTLEIIEEGEHDLLRTRFSEGVIRMISIWCDQRL; encoded by the coding sequence ATGAATTTTAACCTTCAAACACATGATGGATTCCAATTATTTGGACAATACTCACCCATAGACAATGCAAAAGGAACCCTGGTTTTTAGTCATGGTTTTGTGGAATATAGTGCTCATTATTCACGCATTGCCAAGCTTTTTAACGATCATGGATATAACCTCTTAAAATATGATATACGTGGTCATGGTCGATCATCAGCTCCTTTAGATTCTGTCACGTCTTACACAATCTTTGCGGATGATTTGAGCGCAATGGTTCATTGGGCAAAACAACAAGCCCCTGACCTCCCTGTTTTTGTGATGGGCTTTAGTTTAGGCGGTATGATTACAGCATTGTATTCTTTATTAAACCCTTATGAAACGCAAGGCCAAATTCTCTTAGGACCTGGTCTAAAAGGGTCTAAGAAATTCTTGAATTATACACGTGAGACACTCAGTATTCTTGATTTTTTGGACATTATGGGAACACAGGGGGATGAAGGAATTCGTCAGTTAGTCCAAATGGACTCCCCACATGTACTGAAGTCAGTACCCAGCACGTTTGCAAGACAAGCCTTCTATGCTGCTCAAGAATATATCTGGGAGAATGTTTCTTCAATCCGGATTTCTACACTGATTATTCATGGGCAAAATGATCCGATGATCAGTGTTCAAAGCAGTGAAACTTTCTATGATTCAATCGCAAGCATCGATAAAACCCTTGAAATTATTGAAGAAGGTGAACACGACCTTCTCAGAACACGCTTTTCTGAAGGTGTGATTCGCATGATATCAATTTGGTGTGACCAACGCCTCTAG